CTACGAGCGGACCGGGTTCGCCCGGCTGGCGACGGTGGGCCTGGCCGACCTGTCCGGCGGGCCCTGAGCTGGGCTCAGAGCCCGGTGGGCACCGCGGCCGCGGCGGCGTCCAGGGCGGCCGCGGCGTCGGCCCAGCCGACCGAGGAGCGCACCTCGCTGAGCAGCACGACCACCCGGTCGTCGACGACGCCCACCGAGTGCAGGTGCCGCTGGCCGGACAGGCAGCACATCCAGCCCTGCTTGACCGCGGGTTCGGGCAGGGTGCCGAACACGCCGAACTCCTGGTCGAAGCCGTCGGAGGCGATCGGGGTGGCCGTGCCCATCCAGCCCAGCAGGGCCGCGGCGTCGTCGGGGTGGGCCACGACCGGCAGGCGGATCAGGAACCAGGCGAGGTCGTTCGCGGTCGTGGTCGTCTCACCCCACTGCCCCCACCGGCGCGGCGGGTCGGTACCGGCCAGCCCGTAGCGGGCGGCGACGTCGCGCACGGCCCGCGCACCGTCGAAGCGCACCCAGAGGTCGGAGGCGGCCGGGTCGTCGGAGCTGCGGATCATCACCTCCAGCTGCGCGCGGTCCCGGTCGGTGAGCGTCACGGCACCGGTGCGGGCGCGGTGCAGCACGTCCTCGGCGAGGTAGAGCTTGACCATGGAGGCGGTCGGGAACGGCCGGTCGGCCAGCTCGCTGCTCGCCCGGGTGGCCAGCATCCGGGCGCTGGCCGCCTCGGCGGCGCGGATGGACAGGCCCGCGAGGCGTTCCTGCTGCCGGGCGACCACGACCGCCAGCGTGCCGACGTCCCCGTAGGCGGCGGTCACCGACGGGACGACGGCCGACGGAGGGGTGCCCTCCTGGGCGGCCGCGGCCCGCGGGGCGAGCAGGCCGGAGAGCACCAGGGCGAGGAGCACGACGGGCAGCACGAGGGGTGCTGCGACCGGCGGGAGGACGCGCGGGGCGCGCGGCAGTGCCCGGCCGGTGGACATGCCGTCATCGTCCGCCGGGCAGGTGACGGGGACCTGACCCGCCAGGGTGACACCGTGTGTCGTACGCCGAGTGCGCCCGTTCCGTCACCGCCCGGTGACGGAACGGGGGGTTCAGCGCTGCTCGTACGTGCCGACCAGCACCGCCCGGGCCAGGGTGTGGCTGAACAGCTGGAAGCCGAGGTAGGCCGGCGAGGCGTCGGGGGTCACCTCGAGCCGGTCGACGTCGACGGCGTGCACCGTGACGAGGTACCGGTGCGGCCCGTGGCCGGCCGGGGGCGCCGCGCCGACGTACCCGGCGAAGCCGGCGTCGTTGCGCAGCTGCACCGCGCCCTCGGGCAGGCCGCCGTCGGAGGCCCCGGCGGGCAGCTCGGTCACCGAGACCGGGAGGTCGGCGACCGCCCAGTGCCAGAAGCCGCTGTGGGTGGGCGCGTCGGGGTCGAAGACGGTGACCGCGAAGCTGCGGGTGGCCTCCGGGAAGCCCGACCAGGACAGCTGCGGCGAGCGGTCCTGCCCACCGGCGCCCATGACACCGCTCACCTGGGGCGCCTGCAGCGGCGCCCCGTCGGTGACGTCGGTGCTGGTCAGCTCGAAGCCCGGCACCTGCGGCAGGAAGTCGTAGGGGCTGGGCGGCGTCGGGCGGTCGGCCATGGCGTGCTCTCCTCGCGGGTCGGGTGTGCAGGGACGGCGCGTCCCTGCGTCCGACCCTAGAGAAGGGACCCCGTACCCCTCACCGTGAGAGGACCCGGTCCCCCTCGCCCCCCGCGGGCTCGGGACGAGCCCCCGGACCGGGCCGGCAGCGCGCCTCCGCACGAGGCCGCGGGTCGGTGAACTGCGGATTCCCGGCGCGGCGGGGGTGGACCGGCGCCGGTAGCGTCGCAGCCGTGCTCGGTCTCCCCGGCAACACCCGCGCGTGCCTGTTCGACCTCGACGGCGTCCTGACCCGGACGGCGACGGTGCACATGGCCGCCTGGAAGCGCACCTTCGACGAGGTGCTGGCCCGCGTCGACCCGGCCGCCGGGGAGTTCACGCAGGAGGACTACAACCGCTCCGTCGACGGCAAGCCGCGGCTCGACGGCGTCCGCGACTTCCTCGCCAGCCGGGGGATCACGCTGCCGGAGGGCACGCCGGACGACCCGCCCGACGCCGCCACGGTGCACGGTGTCGGCACCCGCAAGAACCAGCTGGTGCACGCCGAGCTCGCCGAGCACGGCGTCGAGGTCTACCCCGGCTCGGTGCGCTACCTGCGCGCGGTCAAGGACGCCGGCCTGGCCACGGCGGTGGTCACCGCCTCCCGCAACGGGGCGCAGGTCATCGCCGCCGGCGGTTTCGCCGACCTCATCGACGCCCGCGTGGACGGCGAGGTCGCCGCCGCCCAGGGGCTGCGCGGCAAGCCGGCACCCGACACCTTCCTGGCCGGCGCCCGGGCGCTGGGTGTGCCGCCGGAGGAGGCGGTGGTCTTCGAGGACGCCCTGGCCGGGGTGGCCGCCGGTCGGGCCGGCGGGTTCGGCCACGTCGTCGGCGTCGACCGCGTCGGGCAGGCCGCGGAGCTGGCGGCCTCCGGCGCGGACGTCGTCGTGCAGGACCTCGCCGAGCTGCTGGACGAGGAGCCGTGACGGAGGGCCGGCCGGACTTCCCGGTCGAGCCGTGGGCGCTGACAGAGACCGGGCTGGACCACGCCTCGCTCGCCGTCCACGAGTCGGTGTTCGCGCTGTCCAACGGGCACATCGGGATGCGCGGCTCGTTCGAGGAGGGCGAGCCGGTCGTCGTCCCGGGCACCTACCTCAACGGCTTCTTCGAGGAGCGGCCGCTGCCCTACGCCGAGGCCGGCTACGGCTTCCCCGAGCAGGGGCAGACCGTCGTCAACGTGACCGACGGCAAGCTGGTGCGGCTCCTGGTCGGTGACACCCCGCTGGACCTGGACTACGGCGAGGTCGTCGAGCACCGGCGCACCCTGGACCTGCGCCGCGGGCTGCTGCGCCGGCACACCGAGTGGCGCTCGCCCAACGGCCGGGTGGTCAGCGTGACCAGCACCCGGATGGTGTCGCTGCGCCGCCGCTCGATCGCCGCGATCGAGTACACCGTCGAGTGCACCGACGGGCAGGGCGACCTCTACATCGCGCTGCAGTCGGACCTGCTGGCCAACGAGCCGGTCGACAACACCGGCACCGACGACCCGCGGGCGTCGGCCGCGCTGGACCGTCCGCTGGCCGGGGAGATGGCCGTGGCCCGCGGCCAGCGCGCCGTGCTGGTGCACCGCACCCGGCGCTCCCGGCTGCGCATGGCCGCCGGGATGGACCACGTGGTGGAGGTGCCCGACACCTCGACCACCGACATCGAGGCCACCGACGACCTCGCCCGCTTCACCCTCGCCGCCCGGCTGCCGCAGGGCTCCTCGGTCCGACTCGTCAAGTACCTGGCCTACGGCTGGTCGTCGCGGCGCTCGGCGGCGGCGCTGCGCGACCAGGTCGAGGGGGCGCTGGCCACCGCCAAGCTGGCCGGCCTCGAGCGGCTGGTGCGCGAGCAGCGCGAGGTCCTCGACCAGCACTGGCAGCACGCCGACGTGGAGATCGAGGGCGACGAGGAGCTGCAGCAGGCGGTGCGGGTGGGCATGTTCCACCTGCTGCAGGCCGGGCTGCGGGCCGAGCGCCAGCCCATCCCGGCCAAGGGGCTCACCGGCCCCGGCTACGACGGGCACACCTTCTGGGACACCGAGACCTACGTGCTCCCGGTGCTCACCTACATTGCGCCGGTGGCCGCCCGCGACGCGCTGCGCTGGCGGCACTCCACCCTGGAGCTGGCCCGGGAGCGGGCCCGCGTGCTGGGGCTGGCCGGTGCGGCCTTCCCGTGGCGCACCATCCGCGGCGAGGAGACCTCGGGGTACTGGCCGGCCGGGACGGCGGCCTTCCACATCAACGCCGACATCGCCGACGCCGTCGTCCGGTACTGGCACGCCACCGGCGACGAGGCGTTCGACCGCGACCACGGCGCCGAGCTGCTGATCGAGACCGCCCGACTGTGGGCGTCGCTCGGGCACTTCGACGACGAGCACGGCTTCCGCATCGACGGCGTCACCGGCCCGGACGAGTACACCGCGGTGGTGGACAACAACGTCTACACCAACCTCATGGCGCAGCGGAACCTGCGCGAGGCGATCGCCGCGGTGCACCGGCAGCCCGACGTCGCCGGCCGGCTGGACGTCGCCGAGGACGAGCTGTCCCTGTGGGAGCGGGCGGCGGCGCTCATGGCGGTGCCCTACGACACCCGGCGCGGGGTGCACATGCAGTCCGACGCCTTCACCCACCACGAGGAGTGGGACTTCGCCAGCACGCCGCCGGACTGCTACCCGCTGCTGCTGCACTACCCGTACTTCGACATCTACCGCAAGCAGGTGATCAAGCAGGCCGACCTGGTGATGGCCCTGCACCTGCGCGGGGACGCCTTCACCCCGGAGGAGAAGGCCGCCGACTTCGCCTACTACGAGGCGCGGACGGTGCGCGACTCCTCGCTGTCGGCGACCCAGCAGGCGGTGGTGGCCGCCGAGACCGGGCACCTGGCACTGGCCTACGACTACTGGGGCGAGGCCACGCTGACCGACCTGCAGAACCTGCACGGCAACTCCGGGCACGGCCTGCACCTTGCCTCGCTGGCCGGCGGCTGGACGGTCGCCGTCGCCGGGTTCGGCGGCATGCGCGACCACGACGGGCAGCTCACGTTCGCCCCGCGGCTGCCCGAGCGGATCAGCCGGCTGCGCTTCCGGCTCAACTACCTGGGGCGGCTGCTGGTGGTCACCGTGACGCCGACCCGGGCCACCTACCGGCTGAGCGAGGGCGAGCCGCTCGACGTCCACCACCACGGCCGGCGGCTGACGGTGGGCGAGCAGGAGGTCGCCGCGGACATCCCGCCCGCGCCCGAGGTGACCCAGGTGCACCAGCCGCCCGGCGTGGCGCCCCGCCGGCGCGGCCGCGGCTAGGCCGGCCTCAGCCGAGGACCCACCAACCACCGAGCAGCAGCGCGCCGACGTCGACGAGCAGGAAGACCCCGACCCACAGCACGGCGGGCAGTCGGGTGAGGCGGGCCAGCTGGTCGGCGTCGGAGTCCGGGGCGGCCCGCCGGCGGCGGGCCCGCTGCAGCTCGAGCACCGTCTTCGGTGCAGCCAGCAGCAGGAACCAGGTGACCGCGGCGGCGAACGCGGCCTGCCCGGCCGGCGGCAGCCACCCCGTCACGGCGAGGACGACGGCGCCGGTGGCCAGCACCGCCCACAGCCCGTACCAGTTGCGGATCTGCACCAGCAGCAGCGCGAGCAGGGCCAGCAGCGCCCACAGCAGGAGCGCGGCGTGCCCGGCGGCCAGCAGCGCGGCGGCCCCCAGACCGAACAGCGCCGGGCCGGGATAGCCAGCGGCGCAGGTCAGCACCATGCCGATGCCGGTGGGGCGGCCGGCGGACACGGTGAGCCCGGAGGTGTCCGAGTGCAGCCGGATGCCGGCCAGCCGCCGTCCCGCGGCCAGGGCCACCAGCCCGTGCGCGCCCTCGTGGGCGATGGTCACCACGGTGCGGGCCGGCCGCCACAGGGCGGGGGAGCCGACGACGACGGCCGCGGCGACCAGTGCGCCGAGCAGCACTGCCGTCGACAGCTGGGGGAGCGGGGTGGTGACCCGGTCCCAGAGCTGCGCGACGAGGTCCACGCGCGCAGTCAACCCCAGCCGGTTGGGGACACCTGGCTCGTGACGCCCCCTTACGTCCGTTATCCCCAACGATATTGACAATCGGCTTGACCAAGAACACCCCCACGCAACAACACGGGGGAGTGGCCCAGGGTCGAGAGGACGGCGACCCGACTCGGGGCGCCGCCGGCCCGCCACGGACGCCGGCCGCCGCTGCGGTGCCGCTCACGCCGGTGGGCGACCGGCCTCCCGGCCGCGAGGGAGGCGGCCCCGACCGACCTCGTCGCAGCGCCGCACGCGCCGGCGTCCCGCTCACCGGCCTGCGCCGGCCGGGGGAGTGGGGCTCGAGCAGCAGACTGCACCCCGCACCGGCGGGTGGGCCCAGCCGCCACCATCCCGGAGTCGTGTCCCCGGTCAGCCGGCCGCCTGCGGCTGCCGATGTGCAGAGCTCAGGCGCACCCGATCGGTTCACAGGACGTCGTATCCGTTATCCCGAACACAAATGCTATTAAACTTTGCACGAGCACAGACGACGGCGACGTCAACGAAAAACACCGTCGACCGGACAGGGGAGCGCGGGCCACCATGCCGGCATGGACGTGATCTCCTCGCTGCCGGCCTTCGTGCTGGCCGTGCTGCTCATCTCGGCCTCTCCCGGGCCCGCGATGGCCCTGATCATCCGGCGGGCCGCCCTGCGCGGGCTGCCGGCCGCCGTCCCGACCGTGCTGGGTCTGGAGGCCGGTCTCTACGTGTGGGCGTTGTTCGCGGGAGCCGGCTTCGCCGCGCTGGTCGCCGCCTCGGAGGTCGCCTACCTGGTGCTGCGGGTGGTGGGCGCGGCCGTGCTGCTGGTCCTCGGCGTCCGGGCCTGGCGCGCGGCCTGGCGGGACCGCGGGGGAGAGGTCCCCACCCCGGCGCCGATGGCCCGGCACGGCTGGTGGTCGGCGTTCGGGGAGGGCTTGGTGGTGCAGCTGGCCAACCCCAAGGCCGCGGTGTTCATGATCGCGTTCTACCCGCAGTTCGTGCCGGCTGATGGGCCGGTCTTCACGACCACCGCGCTGCTGGGCCTGCTGCAGGTCACCCTGGAGACCGGGCTCTACCTGGCGCTCGCCGCCGGTGTCGCGCGGGCCGGCGACTGGTTCCGGCATCCGCGGATCCGCCGGCGGCTCGAGGCGGTCAGCGGGACGGTGCTCGTCGCGCTCGGGCTGCGGGTGGCCGTCTCCAGTCGCTGAGTCGGGGGGGGGGGGCGGTGGGGGAGTCGGCGCACTCCTGTCCTGCGGCTCCACGGCCGGGCCGGATGACGTACCTCGGTGCGGCCCCCACCGTTCGCCACCCGACAGGAGTGACGGTGCCCCGGGGCACCGAGCCAGGACCACCCGCGGCACCGGACCGCGGCGTGCCGGGGGAGATCGGCGTCTTGGGCGTGCTGGTGCTGTCCGTGGCGGTGTCCGTCCTGGTGGCCCCAGTTCGTCGCGGCCGCCGTCTGCGTCGCGCGGTACCGGTCAACCGGGTGGGACTCGGGCTTCGAGGTGTTCGGCTTCCTGCACCCTCTGCTGCTCACGGCGGTGGCGGGAGTGCTGGTTGCCGTCGTGCGTCGCCGTGCCTGAGCACCTGGGCTCTTCTCGCCGGACGCCGTTCGCCGGTGGCGAGCTCCCGCTCGCGGCCCACGTCCGCCGGGCGGGATCGTCACGTGACGGAACCCCGGACAGGGTGGCGACCCTCGGGCGCGACAGGTTGGCCGAGCCCGACTCAGTCCTACGCTCGTCACGTGTCGACGACCGTCAACGTCCACGAGGCGAAGACGCACCTCTCCCGACTCCTCGACGCCGTCGAGGCGGGGGAGGACGTCGTGATCGCCCGGGCCGGCAAGCCGGTGGTCCGGCTGGTCCCGGTGACCAGCCGGACCGCGCCGCGGACCCCGGGCTCATGGCGGGGGCAGGTGCGGATCGCCGACGACTTCGATGACACGCCCGAGGAGCTGATCGCCGCCTTCCACGGCGACGTCAGCCCGTGACGTCGTTGCTGGACACCCACATCCTGCTCACCCTCTCGGACGGGCTCGAGCGCGAACTCGACGGCACGGCGTCGAGGGACCGCCGGCGACCGTCGAGGACGGTCTGGCCGCCGGCGCCCTGCCACGCCACCACGGCGACCCGTTCGACCGGATACTCATCGCCCAGGCAGTGCGCCACGTGCGGATCCTCGGCTGACGGAGGAGCGGTCCCGCTCTCCACTACCTGACATAATGTGCATTATCGGCTTAAGTCGTCCAGAGGCGCCGACAAGAGTCCGAGGCCTACCGAGTTGTCGTCCTGATGTCACGCCGACCCGCCGACGTGGTGACGTGTCGGCACGGCGATCCGTCACACTGACCGGTCATCCTGCCGGCGCTCTCGGCGACCGGTCGGGAGACGCCGGGCTGGTCCTGGACGGCAATCCGCCGGGCACCGCGACCGGGCACCGCGACCGGACGCCGTCGGTGCGGCCGACTGTCGTCGGCGGCGGCGCGGTCGCGGCCACGGACCCCGACCGACCTGCGACCGGCTCACTGTCGATGAATCCGTCGCCGGCGCTGACAGACCACCCGGGGCCATGCTCCCCCGGACCCGCCGACACCTGCCGATTTACGTCACAGTGACGTTATACCGGGAGGGTCGCCACATCTCGACGGGCACACGGCACGGCTGCTGCTTAGGGTCGGAGCATGCAACTCCGACGCCCGATCGCCGCGCTCGTGACCGCCCTGGCGCTGTTCGGAGGTGGCGCGACGATGACCGCCTGCTCGGCTGCCGGCAGCGGTGAGCAGAGCGACGGCACCACCGACGGGACGGCTCCCAACACCGAGAACAACGACGAGAACGACCCGTCGCGGGACAACCTGCCGGACAACAACGACCAGGAGGACGGTGTCGAGCAGGGCAACGGCAACGACGACGCCGACAACTGACGCACCCACCGGCCGATCGGTGCGCCGCCGGGTGCGTCGCTCAGCCGGCGGCGCGCTCGGAGACCCAGAGCCGGTCGAGCCGTCCGGTGGAGCGCACCAGCTCCTGCAGCGACCGCTCCAGCTCCGCCTTGGTGTGCCGCTCGCCGAGCACGGTCTGCACGTCCTCGATGGCGCAGCGCAGCTGGTACAGCCGGTCCTGCAGACCGTCGAGCTCAGCGCGGGTGACCAGCACGACGTCACCGGACAACCCGGCCCGGGTCGTCGCGGCCCGCTGCTCGTAGGCGCGCTGCCGGCAGGCCTGCCCGCAGTACTGCCGCGGCCGCCCCACCGAGCCCTGCTCGGGCAGCACCCGGCGACACCAGCCGCAGCGGCGCTCGCCGTCGCGGGCCGGCGGCGTCCCGGGTCGGGCCTCCGCGTGGATCGTCCGGACCCCGTCTCGCTGTGCCACGGTGCGCACCGTAGACGCCGGCACCGACAGGACCGCAGGACACGCCGCGTCCGGTGCCCCCGGGGCCCCACGCGCACCGGAGCGGGGGCTGCGGGCCCTGGTCGGCCCGCGGACCTGCGGCGTTAGCGTGTCGTCGTGGTCCCGGCACGGTACGCGTTCCTCGACGGGCCCACGCCCCTGGCGATGGCCCACCGGGGCGGGGCCATCGAGCACCTGGAGAACTCCCTGCCGGCCTTCGAGGCGTGCGTGGCCATGGGCTACCGGTACCTGGAGACCGACGTCCGGGTGACCGCCGACGGCGTCCCGGTCGTCTTCCACGACGCCGTCCTGGACCGGGTCACCGACCGCACCGGCCGGGTGGACCAGCTGACCTGGGCGCAGCTGTCCGGGGCCCGCATCGGCGGGCGTGAGCCGGTGCTCCGCCTGGAGGACCTGCTCGGCGCCTGGGCCGACGTCCGCTTCAACCTCGACGTCAAGGCACCCGGCGTGGTGGCGCCCCTGGCGCGCACGGTCCGCCGGCTCGGGGTGGCCGACCGCATCTGCGTGGCGTCCTTCTCCGACGCCCGGGTCGCCGCGGCGCGACGGGTGTTCGGCCCCGGGGTGTGCACCTCGCTGGGCCCGCGGGGCGTGGCCGCGCTGCGGCTGTCCTCCTACTCCCCCCGCGCCGCCGGGCTGGTGCGCATCCCGGCCGGCTGCGCGCAGGTGCCGCTGCAGCTCGGCGGCCGGGCGCTGGTCGACGAGCGGTTCATCGCCGCGGCGCACGCCCAGGGCCTGCAGGTGCACGTGTGGACCGTCGACACCGAGGAGGAGGCGACGCGGGTGCTGGACCTCGGTGTCGACGGCGTCATGACCGACCGGCCCGCCATGCTGCGCGCCCTGCTGCAGCGCCGCGGGCAGTGGACGGGACGACCGGCCGCGTGACCGGCGGCGACATCCCGGCGTGACCAACACCTGCTGGACGGCCCCTCCCCCTGCTGACACCCTGCGGCCGTGACGACCGCCGCCACCACCGGGCACCCGCCGCCCCCCGCCGACCCGGCGCTGCGCCGGGAGCGCTTCGGCTGGTACTCCTACGACTGGGCGATGTCGGTGTTCAACACCAGCGTCACCACCGTCTTCCTCGGCCCGTACCTGACTGCGGTGGCCGAGGACGCGGCCGGGCCCGACGGGCGGCTGGGCCTGCTCGGGCTGGGGATCCCCCCGGGCAGCTGGTTCTCCTACGTGCTGTCCGCGTCGGTGCTGCTGCAGGTGCTGGTGCTGCCGCTGACCGGTGCGGTCGCCGACCGCACCGGGCGCAAGCGCCTGCTGCTGGCCGGCTTCGCCACCCTGGGCGCGCTGGCCACGACCGGGCTGTTCTTCGTCGCCGACGGCCGCTACCTCCTCGGCGCGGTGTTGTTCGTCGTGGCCAACATCAGCTTCGGGGCGGCCACCGTCGTCTACTATTCCTGGCTGCCCGACCTGGCCGGCCCCGAGGAGCGCGACGCGGTGTCCAGCCGCGGGTGGGCATTCGGCTACGTCGGCGGGGCGCTGCTGCTCGCCGTCCACCTGGGCCTGGTGCTCGCCGCACCGTCCCTGGGCCTGACCACCGGGGAGGCGGTGCGGATCTGCCTGGCCACCGCCGGCCTGTGGTGGGGGGCGTTCACCGTCTTCACCGTCTCCCGGCTGCGCGACCGGCCGGTGCGCGGGGCCGCCGGGCGCCCGCGCAGCGGGTTCCGCCAGCTGGCGACGACGATGCGCGAGATGCGGGCCTTCCCGCTGACCCTGTGGTTCCTCGGCGCCTACCTGCTCTACAACGACGGCGTCCAGACCGTGATCTCGCTGTCGGCCACCTACGCCGTCGAGGAGCTGGGCCTGGAGCAGTCGGTGCTCACCGGCGCGATCCTCATGGTGCAGGTGGTGGCCATCGCCGGCGCCCTCGGACTGGGCCGGCTGGCCGCCCGCTACGGCGCCAAGCGGGTCGTCCTCGGCGCGCTGCTCGCCTGGATCGGCGTGCTGCTCGCCGCCTTCTGGCTGCAGGCCGGCGCGGTCGGGCAGTTCTACGCGCTGGCCGCCGTCATCGGGCTGGTGCAGGGCGGCACCCAGGCGCTGTCCCGGTCGCTGTTCAGCCACCTGATCCCGGCCGGCAAGGAGGCGGAGTACTACGGCTTCTACGAGATCAGCGACCGCGGCACCAGCTGGCTGGGCCCGCTGGCGTTCGGGCTGACCTACCAGCTCACCGGCTCCTACCGGCTGGCCATCGTCAGCCTGGTGGTCTTCTTCGTGGCCGGCTTCGCCGCGCTGGCCGCGCTGCCCGTCCGCCGCGCCGTGCTCGCCGCCGGGAACACCCCGCCGGAGCGGCTGTGAGCGCGGCCACCGAGCCGCTGCCGGCAGCCGTCCCTGCCGCCGGCGACCGCCGCCGCCACCCGGCGCCGGCGCACCTGCGGTTCTTCCACGGGCCGATGGACTGCGGGAAGTCCACGCTGGCCCTGCAGGTGGACCACAACCAGGCCCGGCAGGGACGGCACGGGTTGCTGCTCACCCAGGGCGACCGCTCCGCGCAGCCGCGGATCAGCTCCCGCGTCGGGCTGTGCCGCGAGGCGCTGGAGGTGGGCGCCGGCACCGACCTGCGGCTGCTGGTCCGCGACTCGTGGGCCGCGGGCGACCGGGTCGACTACCTGATCGTCGACGAGGCGCAGTTCCTCGAACCCGGGCAGGTCGACCAGCTGGCCGAGCTCGTCGACGAGTCGCACGTCGACGTCTACGCCTTCGGGCTGACCACCGACTTCCGCACCCGGCTGTTCCCCGGCACCCAGCGGCTGCTGGAGGTCGCCGACGACGTCCAGCGCATCCAGGTCGAGGTGCTGTGCTGGTGCGGCCTGCCGGGTCTGCTCAACGCCCGGGTGGTGGCCGGGGAGGTGGTGCGCGAGGGCCGGACGGTCGTCGTGGCCGACACCTCCCCCACCCCGGCGCCGGACGACCGGGACGCCGAGGTGCACTACCAGGTGCTGTGCCGCCGCCACCACGTGCAGGGCCAGCTCGGCCCCAACCCGGCCGGCCCCGGGCAGCTCGCCCTGCCCTGAGGCCGCGGCGGGCGGCCCACTCCTCCCCCGTCGGGGGGTGGTCGACGGTCGGCATACCACCCCATGCGATGATTCGGGACCGGATCCGCGGAATCTCTCCGCGAACTCTGTCGTTGGTCCTCGTGATCCCCTCCGCTCAGTGGGTAGTGACCTGCTGCGACGGTGAGTCCGGACCGACACCACCAGCACGAGAGGACGGTGTGCCATGGGCGAGCGTTCCCTGCGGGGCAGCCGACTGGGCAGCGTGAGCTACGAGACCGAGCGGAACACCGCCCCCATCGAGCGGCAGTACGCGGAGTACCGGTGCCCCTCGGGTCACCTGTTCACCGTGCCCTTCGCGGACGACGCGGAGCTCCCCGACACCTGGGAGTGCAAGTTCGACGGAGCGGCCGCGAAGCTGGTCGGCGGCACCGAGCCGGCCCCCAAAAAGGTCAAGCCGCCGCGGACGCACTGGGACATGCTGCTGGAGCGCCGCTCGGTGGAGGACCTCGAGGAGGTCCTGGCCGAGCGTCTCGAGGTGCTGCGCGGCCGGCGGACCCGCGCCAGCTGAACGGACCGCACGACGCAGGACGGCCCCGGTGGGACTCCCCACCGGGGCCGTTCGCCGTCTCGGGCCGGGTGTCAGCCGACCCGGTCGTCGCGGACCGGTCCCTCCCGCAGCACCTCGCCCTCGATGACCAGCGGCCGCCCGAGCCCGGAGGCGTGCGACCCCGACCCGGACGGGCGCCCCGAGTACCCGGCCCCCTCCGCGCGGGCGCTGCGCACCCGGACCGGGCCGCGCAGCTCGACGGGCAGCCGCGACGTCACCGCCCGGACCAGCAGCGCGCGCACGAGGAACCGCGTCGGGGGCAGCAGGCACAGCAGGCCCACGACGTCGCCGACGAAGCCCGGCAGCACCATGAGCAGCCCGCCGGCGGCGATCAGCCCGGCGTCGCCCAGTGCCCGTCCGGGCGCACGGCGCTCCCGGGCGCGCTCGCGCAGCTCGGCCAGCGCCCGGGTGCCCTGCCGGGCCAGCAGCGTCCAGCCCAGGGCGGTCGTGGCGAGGGCGGCGAGCAGCGTCCACCCCACGCCGATCCAGGAGGCCACCAGCACGAAGACGACGACCTCGGCCACGACCCACAGGGCGGCCAGCACGCGCACGCGGTGTCCCACGGCTCTCCCTCTC
This window of the Geodermatophilus sp. DSM 44513 genome carries:
- a CDS encoding thymidine kinase, with translation MSAATEPLPAAVPAAGDRRRHPAPAHLRFFHGPMDCGKSTLALQVDHNQARQGRHGLLLTQGDRSAQPRISSRVGLCREALEVGAGTDLRLLVRDSWAAGDRVDYLIVDEAQFLEPGQVDQLAELVDESHVDVYAFGLTTDFRTRLFPGTQRLLEVADDVQRIQVEVLCWCGLPGLLNARVVAGEVVREGRTVVVADTSPTPAPDDRDAEVHYQVLCRRHHVQGQLGPNPAGPGQLALP
- a CDS encoding MFS transporter, whose product is MTTAATTGHPPPPADPALRRERFGWYSYDWAMSVFNTSVTTVFLGPYLTAVAEDAAGPDGRLGLLGLGIPPGSWFSYVLSASVLLQVLVLPLTGAVADRTGRKRLLLAGFATLGALATTGLFFVADGRYLLGAVLFVVANISFGAATVVYYSWLPDLAGPEERDAVSSRGWAFGYVGGALLLAVHLGLVLAAPSLGLTTGEAVRICLATAGLWWGAFTVFTVSRLRDRPVRGAAGRPRSGFRQLATTMREMRAFPLTLWFLGAYLLYNDGVQTVISLSATYAVEELGLEQSVLTGAILMVQVVAIAGALGLGRLAARYGAKRVVLGALLAWIGVLLAAFWLQAGAVGQFYALAAVIGLVQGGTQALSRSLFSHLIPAGKEAEYYGFYEISDRGTSWLGPLAFGLTYQLTGSYRLAIVSLVVFFVAGFAALAALPVRRAVLAAGNTPPERL
- a CDS encoding FxsA family protein, producing the protein MGHRVRVLAALWVVAEVVVFVLVASWIGVGWTLLAALATTALGWTLLARQGTRALAELRERARERRAPGRALGDAGLIAAGGLLMVLPGFVGDVVGLLCLLPPTRFLVRALLVRAVTSRLPVELRGPVRVRSARAEGAGYSGRPSGSGSHASGLGRPLVIEGEVLREGPVRDDRVG
- a CDS encoding RNA polymerase-binding protein RbpA, whose amino-acid sequence is MGERSLRGSRLGSVSYETERNTAPIERQYAEYRCPSGHLFTVPFADDAELPDTWECKFDGAAAKLVGGTEPAPKKVKPPRTHWDMLLERRSVEDLEEVLAERLEVLRGRRTRAS